TCCAAGATGTAGCCTCTGACGGACCAGTTCCTCGGGCAGAGGACGCACTGCACGCGGCTGCCGCGGAAGTACTTGGCCGTGAGCTGGTCCCTTGTGTCCATGACGCCGACCTCGTGCAGGCCATCAATGGAGGAGATGTCGTTCCACACGAGCAGGAGCACGTGCACGCCCTCGCCGGCCTTGCGCTTCAGGAGCTCGCCGAGGGTTTCCTGCCGGCCGTCCCGCTCCCGAACCAGCGTGATGTGGGGGAACATGGACCAGGCGGTGATGTAGACCAGGTGCCGTGCGTTGCTGATGGCGTCGTATATGTCTTCCCAGCAGCGCCCGGGCTTGTAGAGCCCGCCGCCGTCGAGCCGGATCTTGGGGTCGAACTCCGCAGACGCGTGCGCGTCCTGGTACAGGGTGACCCTGCAGCCCGGCCTCTGGGAGAAGAAGGTGTGGGGCACCACGccatcgccgacgccgccgccccacgccaggCCTTGGTCAGCGACATCGCGGAAGCTGATCTGGACGTGTATCTTGGGCCCGTCGGGGAGCTTGTTCCTGTCCGTGCCAAGGACATCGAACCAGCGGTCGATTGTTGTGCCATTGGCATTGAGGAGCTCCCGGGCGGGCAGGTAGGCGCGGCCGAGGACCGTGTCGTCGTTGAGGCCGAGCTGCTCGATCATGACGGAGATGACGACGTCGGCGGCGTGGTGGGCGCAGTAAGCGCGGAGTGGCTCGTTCCATCGCGCGCTTCCGGCTGCAGGGACGGCGATGGTACGCGTCCGGGCGATGCACGCGCTACCGAGGTAGATGGCCGCGTACATCCGCGACAGGCCCTTGCCGAGACTCGTCGTTTCCTGGACACCTTGCACAATCTACTTACAGGAATTGCATGCTTTTAGTTAAGTTCATCATTTACTCATAACCAAAATTTTAAATAGCAGATTATAGCAACAGTTTTGCTAAATCTCAGACGACTGAAACTTAATTATATATATCTGCCAATGCTATATTCATGAGATCTTATATTGTGATCCGTATGAACTTTTTccagtttttttcctttttctttttacatGTTATTTCACTTTGACTTGACTGAGAGTTGGTTAAGTAATACCTAGCCATACCCAAATAGCAGTAGTAGCAAAAGCGGCGCTAAATGGTGCTAAGGCTGTCCGTAATGAgatatcataggtagtatcatgcatgccaattagATTATTTTGATGAGATAACATAGAATTAAATGCTAAATTGCGACAAAAGCAACGTGCTAAATTGCGCTATAGCGTGAACAGACGGTAAATGGTGCTAAAAGCTTAGTACGATGCCACTCGAAACGGTATAGCGCGCCATTTAAAACTACAATGTAAACTGAAAAGATAAGAATGGACGTACATTGCCGAGGAAGCTGGGGACGATGCCGGTGTGGCGGGAGCGATCGTGGATGTTGTCGGCCCCCAGGATGGTAGCATTGATGGTGCCGTGGAGCCGCAGATGCGCCATTGCTTGCTAGCTCCTTGGATCTCAAGACGTACGCTAAGGAGAATGGAGgatgtggtggtgactggtgggcAAGCTGCTTCACAATCACTACGATGATGGCACAATGGATGTTGATAGGCAGTACATTTATAGCCAGCACAGGTCCAAGGAGAAAGATGCTTCAAGAGATACGTGTAGATTGAGAACTGGAGGCTAAGTTAGTTCATTCTTGCTTCAGATCAGCAGCGTTCACAAGGAGATGCAGCTGTGGATCCTATTCATCATGTGCCACTTGCATGGCTAGTTGCCAAAATTACCTAGCGCCCAATTGGTTTATAGGTTAATAATGTGTCACTTGCATGCATGGCTAGTTGCATCAGTCACACGTGCTAAACCTTGGAAAGCATGCCGGCCACTTGGCTAACCATGTACCACTTGCATGGCTAGTTGCCTCCCTCACACGTGCTAAACCGATCTAAGCGGAAAGCATGGATGCCTCATCTTAAGGCGTCTTCAACGTGGACCCTCACTATTCGCATACTGTCTGAAAAGTTGTGCCATTCAACGTGGTCTTATATCGGTTCATTCTACGGTCTAAATGCACTTTTTTTCGTAAATCGGAgacaaagtgggggggggggggggggggggggctttgcagGCGTCCGGGGCGCTGCCACGTCCGCTTCTAACTGCACTGGCCCACCCAAACCCCCTCCCTCGCCCACGCATGCTTCCTACTCAAAACAGCCAGCGCTGCTTCAgagcgtcaatgccgcattcatgcccagccagagcgaacatgacctctcactggcgccggtaTTAAAGCGGCGCGCCGGTCGAGAGTGCACCGCCCGCGTCGCTTCCTGGTgcatgcgactgctccgcgttcaaacgaCAATATGGTTGTCCGCCGCCCTTCATTAATGACACACGGTTGCCGAGGATTCTACTCCGACGCCACCCGTCCGCCCGTCTCCTGCTCGCTATTGCCATTCGTCGGCTATATAAACTACATCCCCGACCATAGCCACAATcatcctcctcttgtccctttCTCCTCGCTGCACCATGCCCACCATGGTATCCTCACCCTCCAAAGCCCTCTGGGACGGACTTTCGACCAAGACCGATAAAAAGAACAAGATGGCCGCCATTGCTGCCGGCAAGCATACGGGGGCGATGACACCCCAATGGAGGATGCGTCCAAGGACGAGTTGGCGCCACCCTCACCAGTGCATTGCAGCATGACCACCAACGAGACTCGTGCCCATTACATGGACATGATGCAGAGGAGCGGGAGTAGCAGATTCGGGAGGCGTAGGCCGATACGGCCTACAACCTCCGGCTCCTTGAGGAGCAGCGGCAGGCGGAGGAGTAGTTTGAATGAGATTGAGGCAAGTTGCCAAGTGGCACATGATTAGCATATAAACCAATTGGCCAACTGGGCGCTAGGTAGTTTGAATGCGATCTATGGCTGCATCTCCTTATGGACACTGTATATCTGAAGTAAGAGTTGTTTAACTTAGCTCTCAGTTTACACTTGAAGTAAGGTGCAGAATATGTGCATGTGAAGCAAATCGAGATTAGCAAAGTCCTAGCAAACTAGTTTTGCAGCTCGTAATCACATGCGTAACAGGATAAGGATGTAGCTAGCGTCAAGATGGGGCTTTCCGCACAATTCGGTTTAGCACGTGCGACTGAGGCAACTAGCCATGCAAGTGGCACATGATATATTAACCTATAAACCAATTGGCTAATGTTGAAGCATCTAATCTATCCTCCAGCCCTCGATATCCACACGCACATGTTGAAGCATCTTTCTCCTTGGACCAGTACCGGCTATAAGTGCACTGCTTAGCAACACCTCGAATTGGCAAATAGGTAATTTGAATAGGAACCATTGGATGCACTGCCTAGAATCGGTTGACGCAACTAGCATATCCATATCAtcacaaaaaaatgcaaataactaTGGGCTTGTCGTCTATGCCATATGTACAAATTGGGttcattttaatggcatatgcatagttgtTACAACGAGATTGCAAATATGGCATATTgatgatctcatgcatagcatatgacaagttaagaggactgtcaaacatgatgtgaccgagaaaATTATCACAAAAAATCctatacaacatgacatcacaactaatagactttacatggcaatcatcaaactcatcataaatgggtaaatcaccGCATGGGAAAATCagactagcatgaagcatggcaatagttGGATCGACATCATACAAGCAATCAATAttcactagtgggacaagagcatcacttTCACCTATTTTACCTTTGTCATTttactcatgtggtgtaggtgaggtggtaaagaccaaattgtggccatcttcatcgtgatggaaccatgtggggtggatcatattccaccatggacaTCGTCTTGTTGAAAGGAAGagcgaagtcgtcgaggatcggtgcgcgtcatcatatatgagatctagcaccaaatgagaagacacaatagaggtagaggttaagtcgttagagttCACAATGTCCTCACAAGACCTATCAACTTCCTCTCTCAACTcttgtggtggctcactcactccctcaaagtagatGCACCCAAAGTTACATATGAttgagtcactcatctcactcaattGGTGTGGGTTGCGGCTCTCCTCGCATGAAAATTGGGGCAACTCAttatatatggggctagtggtgaagtcgctctcactctcaatatggtggcacaagtctcTTAACTCATCTCCAAACACCGCCGTGGTCGAGGGGAAAATCTCATGCTCAGCCATCTCGTCATTGTCGCCgttgatgaaggccgaagatggcacatcataactctcgcctccaaagatgcaagcatcatccttgctcaccaccttgtcgctcgcctccaaatctTGGTCCTTAATTGGCTCCGTAGTCGTAGTCGTCGCTGCACCATCTTCAAAAAGAGTCATGGTAGACTCggcatcgtcaatgccacaaagagggatggcagtGAAGTCGAACTTCGGAGCgttgtcgggcttggacatcttggtggtactatcctcatgctcgttgtCGTGGAGCTTGATCGTCGcaaagtgtgcttggggtggagaagccttgaaAGAGGGCATCAAGGCGACAACATTCATAAAGAGGTCTAGACTCCGGTGGGTTAACCAACTCATGGAAGCGGGGAGTAAGGAATGGAATGTGAAGTTCATACGCCAAATTTTCCACTAGTTTGATGTAGAAGAGATTTGCAAGATTACCATCCCAAGATCAGAGGCAAAGGACTGCATCGCATGGCATTATGAGAAGAACAGGATGTTTTCGGTGAGAAGCACATATGAGCTAGCGGCCAATCTGCAAACTAGCTCGCTGCTCCTTCTAGCTCGATTAGAGAGGCGGATGATCGATCTATCTGGGATCTGATATGGAAAGCTAAGGTACCACAAAAATTCAGGATTTTTGGATGGAGGGTCGCTACTAATACTCTAGCGACAAAGAAAAACAAGTTTAGAATAACTATTGAGTTGGATGCCATCTGCAATATATGCTGCAAGTACCATGCGGTTGTTTCCTGCATAAAGAGTAGAGCACTCAGAACAGCTATGAGGAAAGAATGGTCGCTCCCTGATGAGAGAGCCTTTAGGTACACGGGGAAGGACTGGCTTCAGGTGCTCCTTGACACTGAATATTCTGCTCCAATTGTGGATATGCTAGCACCTACATGAGGACTACATTCGCAATACGGGCAAAGAATCGATTATGGGAACTGTGCAGTTCTTGCTGAGGTATTCTGAAGAATTTAAAACGGCGGAAATGAGTGGCGATCATGAAACAGGAAAAGGTGTGGGTGCCATTGCGGTGCAGCAACCCCGCTGCCCCACAACGAAACACTCACACCGGACAGGGCCGGCCGTGGGATCAATCAAACTAAATTCGGATACCTCGTACATGGAGGAAACGAGTGAATCTTCTACAGGTGTTGTGGAGGCCGAAGCAAAAGCAGCCCTTATTGGGTTGAACGCACTCTCGAGGGTCTACATGGGCCCTGTGTTTTTGGAACTTGGACTACCAAATTCTGCTGAAGGAACTGATGACTGGAACCAGTCCCGCTCCCCTGCTATGGACTTCTAAGAGACATCAAGCAACCACTCACAAACTTCTCGGATCATAGTATCAGCTGCGTGGGGAGATTATGCAATGCCCTTTCTCATGGGCTTGTAGCATTCACCAGGAATTCGGAAGACCAGGAGAGGATTGCGGACGCACCGGACTGCCTCCGCCCGCTTATGATATCTGAATTTGTAGTTTCAGCAGAGTAATTTTTCTACTCTgaatctcaaaaagaaaaaaaatcctaagatGTAGCTTCAAGATGGGACATGCTTTACACACAGACCATTGCAGATGATCTGCTAGagttgctagagttgctctaagatgGGACATGCTTTATACACAGACCATTGCAGCAGATGTGATTGAGGCAACTTGCTAAGTGGGACATGATTAGCACAAAAACAAGAACAGGGTGTCACCCTATTGGCTAGGATAGCACAGAGCTATCTCGCCCACCCTGCTTCGAGTCACGGACTGACCCATTGTGTTTAGAGTTTCTTCTATAAAATTTTTCCTCGAAGGGCTAGTCCTGGATGGTTTCAGCTTTTTATTAGCATAAAATGAATTGGCCAATTGGGCGTAGGTAGTTTGAATAGGATCCAAGGCTGCACCTCCTTATGGACACTGCATATCTGAAGTAAGAGTTATTTACCTTAGCCTCCAGCTCTCAGTTTACACTTGAAGCAAGGTGCAGAATATGTGCGTGCGAAGCAAATCTAGGTTACCAAAGTCCTAGCAAACTGGTTTTGCAGCTCGTAATCACATGCGTAGTAAAATTATGAATGCCCATCTCATTGATGGATCTGGTCAACTAGATTGACGGCACCACGTAGTATGATTTATGTCATTAAAAGCTAAATATGTCTATTATTAAGGTGAAAATAATAATATTGGACTTCTCATGCATTAATAATATTTCGATGGTGCTTGTTTCCAATGATTTCCATGTGTACGAAAAAGTAACAGCCAAACAAGCATGTTAATGACTATTTTATTTGTAACAAGTCGGATAAGGATGTAGCTAGCGTCAAGATTGGGCTTTCCGCACGGTTCGGTTTAGCACATGCGACTGAGGGAAGTGGCACATGATTAACCTATAGACCAATTCGTGGGTGCTAGGTTATGTGAATGGCATCTAGCCATGCAAGTGGCACATGATGGATTAACCTATAAATCACTTGGCTAATTTGGCGCTAGGTGATTTGAATAGGATCCACAGCTGCACCTCGATCCTTGTGGACGCGGCGGATCTGAAAGCAAGAATCGATGAACTAAGCCTCCAGCTCTCAGTCCACACGCACGTTTTGAAGCATCTTTCTCGTTGGACCTGTGCGCAACGCTTAGCAACACTTCCAATTGGCCAATTGGTAATTTGGATAGGATCCGTTGAATGCACTGCCTAGAATCGACTGAGGCAACTGGCCGTGGCACATCATTAACCAACGAACCAATTGGCCAAGTGGCACTGACACATGATTAACATACAAATCACTTTGCCAATTGGGCGCTTGGTAATTTGAATAGTGCACCTCCTTGTGGACGCTGCTGGTCTTATCTGAAGCAAGAATGGATGAACTTAGCCTCCATCTCTCAATCTTGTGCTATAAATGCACTGCCTAGCAACACCTCGTGACATCATCCAAGTGAAGCAGCTTGCCCACCGGTCACCACTCACCACCACATCCTCCATTCCCGTTCTCCTTAGCAATCCAAGGAGCTAGCAAGCAATGGCGAATCTGCGGCTCCATGGCACCATCAATGCTACCATCGTGGGGGCCGACAACATCCACGATCGCTCCCGCCACACCGGCATCGTCcccagtttcctcggcaatgtACGTCAGCTGGATGTCTTGTTGGTCTTTTCATTTTACACCAAAGTTAGCTTCGCTATAGTGTCACTAATTAAAGAGCCCTCCCGTTAAAGCTTTACATTTTTAGTGATAAATCGAAAATGCTGCTAAAACTTGCTATTTTCTGCTGTAGTACTAAATCTGGAGTCATTTAGCAGCGCTATAAGTTGCTATTGGACCAAAACTTTCTAGGCTTTTCGGAAGTCACGTCGCAGCGGCCCAAATTTCTATCTCATTCTACCTTCTTGTTATATATATTGATGCAAAACTTGGTTATTGAATTAGGATGCCTTATCAGTGCTCGAATGTTTTAGTGTGAACATTTATATGTCAAGTATATGGGATATATCACATGTGATGCATGATTGCATGCATATTttttcatttattattattattttagaaATGCTAAATGGGCTTTAGCTAGCTTTGCTATAGTTTTTGACAGAGTCATCGCTGAATGACATAACTAGCTATTTAAAACTATGGTCTACCTTACACTCTGAATTATCGACTTAACTAAAAGCTATTCCCGTACGTAGATTGTGCAAGGTGTCCAGGAGACGACGGGTTTGGGCAAGGGCCTGCCGCGGGTGTACGCGGCCATCTACCTCGGCAGTGCATGCGTCGCCCGGACGCGTACCATAGCCGTCCCTTCAACGGGAATCGCGCGATGGAACGAGCCGCTCCGCGCCTACTGCGCCCACCACGCCGCCGACGTCGTCATCTCGGTCATGATCGAGCAGCTCGGCCTCGCCGATGACACAGTCCTCGGCAGCGCCTACCTGCCCGCTCTGGAGCTCCTCAACAGCGACGACACGATCGACCGCTGGTTCGACGTCCTTGGCGCCAACAGGAAGAAGCTCTGGGATGGGCCCAAGATACAGGTGCAGATCAACTTCCGCGATGTCGCTGACCAAGGCCTGGCGTGGGGCGGCGGTGTCGGCGTTGGCGGCGCCAAGGTGCCCCATACCTTCTTTTCGCAGAGGACGGGGTGCAAGGTCACCCTGTACCAGGACGCGCACGCGTCTGAGGAGTTCGACCCCAAGATCCAGCTCGACGGCGGCGGGCTCTACAAGCCTGGGCACTGCTGGGAAGACCTGTACGACGCCATCAGCAATGCACGGCATCTGGTGTACATCACCGGCTGGTCGGTGTTCCCCCACATCACGCTGGTGCGGGACGGGGAGCAGCAGGAAACCCTCGGCGAGCTCCTGAAGCGCAAGGCCAGCGAGGGCGTGCACGTGCTCCTGCTGGTGTGGAACGACGTCTCCTCCATCGAAGGCGTGTATGAAGCCGGCCTCTTGGACACGAGGGATGAGCTGACGGAAAAGTACTTCCGCGGCAGCCGCGTGCAGTGCGTCCTCTGCCCGAGGAACATGTACCTCAGAGGCTACATCTTCGACGCCAAGAGACCTACCGACTCCATCTTTTACAGCCACCACCAGAAGGCAATCGTCGTCGACCAGGAGCTGCCTTCGTCGTCGTTGTCGGACGGGCGCCGCCAgatcgtcagcttcctcggcggcctCGACGTGAGCTATGGACGCTACGACACGCAGTCCCACTCCCTGTTCAGGACGCTGGGCACGGGGCAGGCGCACAGCAAGGACTTCAACCAAACCAACTTCAGGGACGAGGGTGCGACGCTCGAGAAGGGCGGGCCCAGGGAGCCATGGCACGACATCCACGCCAAGGTCGAGGGCCCTGTGGCATGGGACGTGCTCCACAACTTCGAGCAACGATGGAGGATACAAGGCGGTGACAAGGAGCACCTGGTCGACCTTGTAGCCATCGAGGGCAAGGTCGCACCGTCCTCATTGCCAGTGACACTCCCCGGCGACCAGGAGGCGTGGAGTGTGCAGCTGTTCCGGTCCATCGACAACATGGCCACCGTGGGCTTCCCCGACTCCATGGAGGCTACCTACGAGGCCGGCCTCGTCCAGGACAAGCACCATGTGTTCGAGAGGAGCATCCAGGACGCCTACATCCATGCCATACGTGCCGCAAAGAGCTTCATCTACATCGAGAACCAGTACTTCATCGGCAGTTCCTTCCAGTGGAAGTCCGGCGTCGGCATAGATCCGGCGGCAGTCCAGGCGAATCACACGATCCCCAGAGAGCTGTCTCTCAAGATCGTGAGGAAGATCGAGGCCGGTGAGCGCTTCGCGGTCTACGTCGTGGTCCCCATGTGGTCGGAAGGCTACCCTACGCATATGTACAGGCAGGCGATGCTGGACAACCAGAGGAGGACCATGTCCATGATGTACAACGACATCGCCGCTGCGCTGCAGGCCAAGAACATAGACGCCGATCCCAGGGACTACCTTACCTTCTTCTGCTTAGGGAACCGCGAGGCGAGGAACCCAGAGGGCGGCGAGTACCAGCCTGCGAAAAGCCCAGAGGACGGGACGGACTATGCCAAGGCGCAGAATGCACGCCGGTTCATGATCTACGTTCACTCCAAGATGATGATAGGTACGTAATATCTCCCCTCTGTTATTGTGtgcttgcattgcattgcattgcttGATCGCTAACTAATATGCACGTCTCGTCTTGTTCAGTTGATGACGAGTACATCATTGTCGGATCTGCCAACCTCAATGAGCGGTCCATGGCGGGGAACAGGGACACCGAGATCGCCATTGGCACGTACCAGCCGCACCGCATCAACACCGGTACTGAGCTCGCCAAAGGGCACGTCCATGGCTTCCGGATGTCGCTCTGGTATGAGCACCTCGGCAAGACGCACGACGACTTCCTCCGCCCGGGGAGCGTAGAATGCGTGCGGAGGGTCAACAAGATGGCCGATGAGTACTGGAACCTCTACGTCGGCGACGAGCTTACGAGCGACCTCCCAGGCCACCTTCTCACCTACCCCGTCGCCGTAAGCAAGGCCGGCACGACCTGGATGATACCGGGATTCGAATTCTTCCCTGACACTCAGGCTCGCGTCCTTGGTAAGCCAACTGGACATGACGATTATTTCATGAGCACATAGATGGAGCCAGGTTTGCTAGCTGCTCCTAGCTAGTAGTGGTGTTTGATTAATTCTGGCACGTCAGCTTTCTTAGTTACTCCTAGGATTTAGTTACTGTTTTCCTAAAACTATTTCCCATTTTCTGTTAGCTAGTTTGTTAGCATGAACCGCGTTTTGTGCGAGCCATGCCTTTGTACCGCGAGCAGGCAGTTCACACGCTTTCCCTTTCATGAATAAATGGAGGAAGAAATAATGAGAAAACACTCTCTCAAGCTCTCATATATAGCTCCGGCCAACAGCTTGATTCTACTCCCTCCGAACCAAAGTGtcgtgtcgtggttttagttcaaatattAACTAAAACctcgacacttattttggatcggcgGGAATACCATTTATCTTCAGCTGTTGATGTCGTGTTTTGAGTCAGAGTACCATTTAGCTAGGGTTTTGAGTCAGAGTTTGTGCGATGGAGACTGATTATTTTCGCTACAAATACAACATGCCgacatagtactagtatatatcTTACAGAAGCACATATCAATATTACTCTGTAAGCATTTTAAATCTCACAAATAAATCTGAAAACATGCATTAAATAAGTCATCACACCTTATTTCTCTGGAGAAGGGATTGAAATAGCGATGACCTTGTTCTCTGCAGAAACGTTACCGGAAAAGAGATGCAATGTTTCCTGCCCTCCCTGTTATGCAACGATTCTACAATTAAAATATGTAAAATTATCAGTTCTACAGAAAAACTTTCAGATATTCAGTGGCATCGAATTAGTGAGTTACAGTATATGCACAACCGAACAACTAAACAATTGAGGAAGCTAGCTAGGCATTCTGACAACCCATGGTAGTACGTTATTTGCTTTGCCGAAAGAGTTTGAACCCCAACCCTGAAAGCTGACTGCAGCCCCGTTATTCAGAGGATGTTACTGGAATCTTTTGAAAGATTTAATTCTTTAGTAGTGTACTACCTTGGCAAGTGTGGATTTTCAATTCATGAGTCAAAGTCGTTGCCCCCAAGTAAGTAAAGCATCCATTAGCCTTAGATCTTGCGCTGGCCGCCAATTTAAAAGGCGCTGGACTGttactaaactaaactaaacactGTTATATGTTAGTAAAGCATGCCATTGAGCCACACTATAAACAACACTACTTGGCTTCAGATCTCGTGCTGGCGGTGTAGCGGTCTTCAAGGCCCGTGCACGTGACATCACTTAAGCATCCATCAGCGTACCATCGAGTGAAACGAAACATGATATTTCCTGTCTCTTCCTCGTGGTTTGTTAGTAGGCAGAAAGAGTTTATTTGTCTCCAGCCCAGGGGAAGAAAGAAAATAACAAGTGGTTGGTGAAGATGGGGAAAGAACACAGGAAGCTGAAgagtggacggagggagtaagcaAGCAGGGCCTTCAATGTAGATTGTGGCCTTTTTAACCTGCTCTGCCACCGTGCTATAGTAAGCTGCAACCATGAGCATGAGGAGTACCACTACCAGTTCACTGCAATAATATTGAGTAGCTGTCTGTGATCAGGTATTCAGGTTCATTGTGCAAGCTACGTACCTACAGTAGCTTTGTGTGATcgatgtagcttaattatccataATGCTGATCGAGGTATGAGGTGCTATCCTTGCGTCTCAGTGGGTGAAAAATCCACACGTCTCTAATCCAAGAATTCCAGTCGTTTCGGTCTATTCAAACAGTCCGATCGAATTTCACCAAGAGATGAAATAATCCATCGATGATGAAAGGTAAAACAAAACAGGAGGCAAATTAATTAATACCTTCCTTGATGCAGTCGATGTCGACGAGAAGTTGTTCCTGCAATTTTTGCAGATAATATAATTCACCCTCCAGCAAACGAAAACAGAACGGAGGAAACCGGTTTGGGGGAATTGATTTGTTGGTCCGTAGTGTACGTACCTAGGGTTCCTGGATGCAGACATGCAGTAGGCCAGTAGCCGAGCTCCCTGCGCTGCGCGCCTGCGGCCAGGGGGGCAAAGGCGTCATCGGTGAGGTGGGCCatgttggattatggatgggcttaggcccatataagacactaatccctggttaatctctaAGGTCCATGCACGTGTACGGTAAGTGGTGGAAAGTATgagaagtttagtcccatactgctacagtaagaagagtAAGACCtttttataagggctgctctaccacttgctattgggagcttgggaataggagttgtacacgcgcactcctcctcctcctccgccgcccgcctcgcctcgcctcgtcacgccTCGTCACGCGGCGGGTTGCGAGAATGAGAGAAGGTGCCgtcaataaggtttttggg
The sequence above is drawn from the Triticum aestivum cultivar Chinese Spring chromosome 7A, IWGSC CS RefSeq v2.1, whole genome shotgun sequence genome and encodes:
- the LOC123147117 gene encoding phospholipase D alpha 2 — protein: MANLRLHGTINATIVGADNIHDRSRHTGIVPSFLGNIVQGVQETTGLGKGLPRVYAAIYLGSACVARTRTIAVPSTGIARWNEPLRAYCAHHAADVVISVMIEQLGLADDTVLGSAYLPALELLNSDDTIDRWFDVLGANRKKLWDGPKIQVQINFRDVADQGLAWGGGVGVGGAKVPHTFFSQRTGCKVTLYQDAHASEEFDPKIQLDGGGLYKPGHCWEDLYDAISNARHLVYITGWSVFPHITLVRDGEQQETLGELLKRKASEGVHVLLLVWNDVSSIEGVYEAGLLDTRDELTEKYFRGSRVQCVLCPRNMYLRGYIFDAKRPTDSIFYSHHQKAIVVDQELPSSSLSDGRRQIVSFLGGLDVSYGRYDTQSHSLFRTLGTGQAHSKDFNQTNFRDEGATLEKGGPREPWHDIHAKVEGPVAWDVLHNFEQRWRIQGGDKEHLVDLVAIEGKVAPSSLPVTLPGDQEAWSVQLFRSIDNMATVGFPDSMEATYEAGLVQDKHHVFERSIQDAYIHAIRAAKSFIYIENQYFIGSSFQWKSGVGIDPAAVQANHTIPRELSLKIVRKIEAGERFAVYVVVPMWSEGYPTHMYRQAMLDNQRRTMSMMYNDIAAALQAKNIDADPRDYLTFFCLGNREARNPEGGEYQPAKSPEDGTDYAKAQNARRFMIYVHSKMMIVDDEYIIVGSANLNERSMAGNRDTEIAIGTYQPHRINTGTELAKGHVHGFRMSLWYEHLGKTHDDFLRPGSVECVRRVNKMADEYWNLYVGDELTSDLPGHLLTYPVAVSKAGTTWMIPGFEFFPDTQARVLGKPTGHDDYFMST